ATCCAACAGTTAGATAAACTATTGTAGGTTTGGTTTCTATGAACCAAGCTTTAAATTCATCCATTTATGATAGTGAATTTATCTTAAGTTTAGTTAAAAATGGTCTAAATCCGTATTTTCTTCTCCAGTTTACTTTATGCCTGTATTTGAATACTATTATTTTTTTACCCTTGAAGTTTTCTTCAACTACTGCTTCGACTTTCTTACCCTTTATATAGGGTGTGCCAAACTCGATGTTTTTATCACCTAATATCGCTAATACTTTTTCAAAAACTACTTTATCTCCTTTTTGCTTATTTAAGTTGTCAACTACTATATAATCTCCTTCTTTAACTTTATATTGTTTTCCTTGTATTTCAACCAAGTAGTACATATCTGCTACCTCCTTAATTATGTTATGAAGTCAAATAAAAGATACGGCATTTCTTCTTTTATCTGTTTGTACGATATTTCCTTTTTTTGACTTTTTGTTATTTCAAGAAGTTTGTTGTAAACCTTGTATTTTGATGTTTCTCTGGAGTCTTTTGAAACTAGTTCTGTTCCAAAAAGAAAATAGTATAATTTTTTAAATGCTTCATCAACAATCATAGACCTTAGAATTGCTTGAGGGTAGTAGTTATAATCTATTCTAGTTAGAGATATATGATATGGTGTTCTTAAATTAGATAACGTAGAGCTTATAGTTGTTAATACTTTTCTTAGAAATTCTTCTTCCCCTATGTGTACTTCACTATTTTCTATTACCTTGTTTATAGATATTGTTATAAGCCTGTTTATGTTATAGTTGATTATTTCGTTATTTAAGATATCAGATACTATACTTTGATCTCTACCGTATAACTTTGAAAATTCATTTATATTTTCTTGGACTTTGATTTCATCATCTTCAATAATTGTTATTTTTGATACTAAAGCTTGTACTTTATTTTCTACATTTGATGGAATATTGATGTCTTGCATGTAGTTTTGTATAACTTCCTTGAGCTCTTTTGACAAACTAAGCTCAAATGGTTCAAACAACTTGATGGATTTTATTTCATCTGCTAGTTTTGGATATTTACCTAGATGCAAGCTTATATCAATACCTATTTTGTCGTTTACTTCTATTGAAAGTTTGATTATGTATTTATCTTTTTTGCTTAAATCTATGTTATCTACATTTCTTTTATCTGCGAAGAATAGTTTGGCTAGTTCTTGTGTATCTATGGTATCTTTGTTTAGTGAGTATTCTG
The window above is part of the Brevinematales bacterium genome. Proteins encoded here:
- the rplU gene encoding 50S ribosomal protein L21; translation: MYYLVEIQGKQYKVKEGDYIVVDNLNKQKGDKVVFEKVLAILGDKNIEFGTPYIKGKKVEAVVEENFKGKKIIVFKYRHKVNWRRKYGFRPFLTKLKINSLS
- a CDS encoding trigger factor family protein yields the protein MRLESSNLDLGIYIYKLYMTDDEINQIKEKAFDFWRKEANIPGYRKGTAPKELIYSKYASEIDKTFREILTDKIEQSIKSNHNYGVDSISIIDSFVNHNESKIEIPGERSKHEHVFVVKVSSITSLYIKDEEKLKNELNNITFTEYSLNKDTIDTQELAKLFFADKRNVDNIDLSKKDKYIIKLSIEVNDKIGIDISLHLGKYPKLADEIKSIKLFEPFELSLSKELKEVIQNYMQDINIPSNVENKVQALVSKITIIEDDEIKVQENINEFSKLYGRDQSIVSDILNNEIINYNINRLITISINKVIENSEVHIGEEEFLRKVLTTISSTLSNLRTPYHISLTRIDYNYYPQAILRSMIVDEAFKKLYYFLFGTELVSKDSRETSKYKVYNKLLEITKSQKKEISYKQIKEEMPYLLFDFIT